One region of Palaemon carinicauda isolate YSFRI2023 chromosome 40, ASM3689809v2, whole genome shotgun sequence genomic DNA includes:
- the LOC137631627 gene encoding uncharacterized protein encodes MLLHLRPAGSTNPPAESMSLIKQTFSLLIWIYITACFLEEVDACLSLAPVIKYKKVIRPCPKDPKDGGFHQGKTTKDENILITITSPITAETTAMLKDTTFVTSPITAETTAMFEDTTLVATTKTPGKSTFVTSPITAETTTMFEDTTFVATTKTPRKSTFVTSPITAETTTMFEDTTFVATTKSPRKSTFVTSPITAETTAMFEDTTFVATTKTPRKSTFVTSPITAETTAMFEDTTFVATTKTPRKSTFVTSPITAETTAMFEDTTFVATTKTPRKSTFVTSPITAETTTMFEDTTFVPTTKTPRKSTFVTSPITAETTTMFEDTTFVATTKTPRKSTFVTSPITAETTAMFEDTTFVATTKTPRKSTFVTSPITAETTTMFEDTTFVPTTKTPRKSTFVTSPITAETTTMFEDTTFVPTTKTPRKSTFVTSPITAETTAMFEDTTFVPTTKTPRKSTFVTSPITAETTAMFKDTTIVPTTKTPGKSTFVTSPITAETTTMFKDTTFVATTKTPRKSTTIFGTPNTQSITDIMQSRTYTTDNTSITNLGTTTVSTNTTTDSSIKTTPTPITNPFFTTTAPIPSITTYTSTTNIFTPSTTVTVNPRETKITGKTQSTLTSSTPTANTNQNKITTEDSIQSTKSLETTTSKSETNINQIKEITTTTPNMTLTTVKINVTTVSNTTSFSTSTTHPAIGSITTIPSMAIISNTSNVNTNTTNTKKIILTNISFMKTTPLTSSTFVTTTIPGTITNNITRSMHTTMVTPRTTATINPRDTTTAGKAPSALTSSTQTAKTNKYKITTNKDTIQSTKSIDTTTSKTETNIDQSTKITTTSPNLTLATVKINMTTVSNIQSFSKNTTHSATNTITTIPSIAIITNTSSIITNTTNTKIIIPTNISTMNTTTLTSGTFLSTTIPSMIPNNTTKGMHTTDNLTSKTANISLQGQTQSASIASITSNSTNQIMIATTLTPSTSTSPLNTITQSLNSTTTTPATNIAQNMSASTSDLNFPILDLISSNITNMTISTSESHIPTTISIPKEATSNSNIITFTTTTIPSKITSKSTLMATTNNNITSKIMNNIMQDMNTTIAIENETATTSIPRTITLNVTPSVTSSPDNQSEISTTSMPSTYTNLTPVIKKFNSTSENLRTPTMATTSKFKQSTKTTTSNPSKIKIPIISNVTPTNTTSNITLIASSSFMTTPTTMSSLEKYTSNFITSPNHTSPSTNETTSTFNATSDTTTSSTGLINIILGISNISTIASKRTTVSFPNTLSSNITVYMRSSQSNQSMTPTTFTQSPHAVPMTVNMTLNTTNTALNKPINMIKINVTQQMMTTTQGSSKTKIPKIPNTTTNSNISSSSRTASPSRMTKTITYTSKIPKLPTTTAPSTTKTKYTKTAINATTNTYPSHLFTNNIVEYMNTTNDTQNNITNTFIFSTQSSDSIQTMISNPVNQSMITFISTSTNITNPITGGMTLNNATKISSTTPSPFTTNFSQGITIIPFNPNNLTNTLLNMTPNITNYNITTTATTSKTPTSAFPTTDTISATIDTSTSKLNATIDNYTSSTPMTNTVKSMGITKAITSLIDATSFFNTTSSNMTANMNLKQSNQSTAPTTITLNTDSFNLTLNTTIPSISTTIRANKANAIQSMTTTTNNPSKIKIPISPIMASNITTSNINTTTTTSCTSTTTSMLSTSSSNNILHRVPNQTNQSLTLTTSTDRNNTISFVSNMILNNTIPFRNTRTTVLPTNTTQSMAVSNSKTSKMTNIIVPTITPNITTQNMSKISVDPTITLKSTTKFSFNITRFQKTTIPNITTTSTHYATTEPNLSNIITPNVTRSVTMHTSRLNTSSSNVTSNMSSSKTNQSIILTTSAQNAPTTPPINMTLNNTTPISRKPTRVNKTNATHSMPTTTLNPSKIKRPILPNMTTDTSTHNVTTATYPITATRFPTTNTPSSISDTTTTPMNATIDTYTSTPVLTNIIQSINATNPLESATTTTSILNTLSPKISTNTKSKQRNQSTASTHATMSGTGDTTFSTTNAPNNAKTSPALNASMGMTNIIKGMKTTNSIELITTATSSLNTLFSSNITPIMNSNQTKKRMTSIIATPSTHKNFIPVSMPQNITTSSLSIGISATKPHATQSMTITTSNIKTDVNIPNVTRSVTMPTSRLNTSSSNVTPSMSSSKNNQTIIMTTSAQNTPTAPPINMTLNNTTPILIKPTRVNKTNATHSMPTTTSNPSKIKRPFLPNMTTDTSTYNVSTATFPSTATRFPTTNTPSSISDTTTTPMNVTIETYTSTPVLTNIIQSINATNPLESATTTTSILNTLSPKISTNTKSKQRNQSTASTHATISGTGNTTFSTTNAPNKVKTISALNASMGITNIIKGMKTTNSIEIKTTTTSSLNTLFSSNITPIMNSNQTEERMPSIIATPSTHTKFIPASMPQNITASSLSIGISTTKPHATQSMTITTSNIKTDMNIPNVTISVSRSTSRPNTSSSNVTPSMSSSKSNQSITLTTSAQNPPTNMTLNNTTPILRKSTRVNKTNATHSMPTTTSNPSKIKRPILPNMTTDTSTHNVSTATYPITATRFPTTNTPISISDATTNIMNATIDTYTSNTVLTNIIQSINKTSPIESATSTTSILNTLSPKISTNMASRQSNQSTASTHATISGTGDTTFSTTNVPNKVTTGSSLNASMGMTNIIKGMKTTNSIEIKTTTTSSLNTLFSSNITPIRNSNQTEERMTSIIATPSTHTIFIPVSMPQNITTYSLTTGISTTKPHTTQSMTITTSNIKTGVNITNVTISASKSTSRLNTSSSNVTPSMSSSKSNQSITLTTSAQNPPTTPPINMTLNNTTPILRKPTRVNKTNATHSMPTTTSNPSKIKRPILPYTTTNTSTHNVSTATYAITATRFPTNNTPSSISDTTATPMNATIDTYTSSAVLTNIIQSMNATNPLESATTTTSIFNTVSPKISTNTKSKQRNQSTASTHATISGTGDTTFSTTNTPNKAKTSPALNPSMGRTNIIKGMKTTNSIELITTATSGLNTLSSPNITPNLNSNQTAEQMTLTTATPSTHTIVIPVSMPQNITTYSLSTGISTTKPHATQSMTITASNPSKMTRLIISYMTPNANNPNTITYDSTSGVTATIPTPSTNTNNSNISTFLTTVTPSLTKITPTSNSIKDINPSSMIMTNSIPSDNTTDIIASDITDTLILNMSQPTTAPNMIRNTTNQIIETTTSLKSNASYSIITASTPPGSNTKLFTQNTPKILLTANLTASTTSPFFTVSNLGTSMLIVPSLTTNISNQSSTISSSNEETSKLHNTTTTTKSPRTRITIAPSIMTSPTFDKNNNIPSIISTNGTTNTPFLRISPTDLSQYSKTTIPSIVQMTDNSSILTTVITPETNSTTTTQRTTITTSSPNLVTNTTSVYKTTTISTPSTTAASILGARSTPSPRIDRTTSMSTTRATTSTSTSETTTSTSTIHTTTKPIDCDKVVEIESTTTEYWVSPNHPNNYPENIRCNLTITFPVKASIGRAFVIFEEPSKIFTNSRKCKQDHLLINGDNPGRMCGNLISKSIRLLKYPGVIKTTSIIFTTTDEDGASDVGFRMKIKGWAQS; translated from the exons ATAAAAAAGTGATTCGTCCCTGCCCAAAGGATCCCAAAGATGGAG GTTTTCATCAAGGAAAGACAACTAAAGATGAAAATATCTTAATAACTATAACCTCTCCAATAACAGCAGAAACAACAGCTATGCTTAAAGACACAACATTTGTAACCTCTCCAATAACAGCAGAAACAACAGCTATGTTTGAAGACACCACACTTGTTGCCACAACTAAGACTCCAGGAAAATCTACATTTGTAACCTCTCCAATTACAGCAGAAACAACAACTATGTTTGAAGACACCACATTTGTTGCCACAACTAAGACTCCACGAAAATCTACATTTGTAACCTCTCCAATCACAGCAGAAACAACAACTATGTTTGAAGACACCACATTTGTTGCCACAACTAAGAGTCCACGAAAATCTACATTTGTAACCTCTCCAATCACAGCAGAAACAACAGCTATGTTTGAAGACACCACATTTGTTGCCACAACGAAGACTCCACGAAAATCTACATTTGTAACCTCTCCAATCACAGCAGAAACAACAGCTATGTTTGAAGACACCACATTTGTTGCCACAACGAAGACTCCACGAAAATCTACATTTGTAACCTCTCCAATAACAGCAGAAACAACAGCTATGTTTGAAGACACCACATTTGTTGCCACAACGAAGACTCCACGAAAATCTACATTTGTAACCTCTCCAATAACAGCAGAAACAACAACTATGTTTGAAGACACCACATTTGTTCCCACAACTAAGACTCCACGAAAATCTACATTTGTAACCTCTCCAATCACAGCAGAAACAACAACTATGTTTGAAGACACCACATTTGTTGCCACAACTAAGACTCCACGAAAATCTACATTTGTAACCTCTCCAATAACAGCAGAAACAACAGCTATGTTTGAAGACACCACATTTGTTGCCACAACGAAGACTCCACGAAAATCTACATTTGTAACCTCTCCAATAACAGCAGAAACAACAACTATGTTTGAAGACACCACATTTGTTCCCACAACTAAGACTCCACGAAAATCTACATTTGTAACCTCTCCAATAACAGCAGAAACAACAACTATGTTTGAAGACACCACATTTGTTCCCACAACTAAGACTCCACGAAAATCTACATTTGTAACCTCTCCAATAACAGCAGAAACAACAGCTATGTTTGAAGACACCACATTTGTTCCCACAACGAAGACTCCACGAAAATCTACATTTGTAACCTCTCCAATAACAGCAGAAACAACAGCTATGTTTAAAGACACCACAATTGTTCCCACAACGAAGACTCCAGGAAAATCTACATTTGTAACCTCTCCAATAACAGCAGAAACAACAACTATGTTTAAAGACACCACATTTGTTGCCACAACTAAGACTCCACGAAAATCTACAACTATTTTTGGCACACCAAACACGCAAAGTATAACAGACATTATGCAAAGCAGAACATATACTACAGATAACACGTCAATAACTAATCTGGGAACCACAACTGTGAGCACAAACACAACAACAGACTCTTCAATCAAAACAACTCCTACCCCTATTACCAATCCATTTTTCACCACAACTGCCCCCATACCAAGTATAACTACATACACTTCCACTACAAATATCTTCACACCAAGCACCACTGTAACTGTGAACCCAAGAGAAACTAAAATCACAGGCAAAACCCAATCAACTTTAACTTCAAGTACACCAACAGCCAATACCAATCAGAACAAAATCACCACTGAAGATTCAATTCAAAGCACAAAATCATTAGAAACCACTACCAGTAAATCTGAGactaatattaatcaaattaagGAAATAACCACTACCACCCCAAATATGACATTAACCACTGTTAAAATAAATGTGACTACAGTATCTAACACAACAAGTTTCAGTACATCTACAACCCACCCAGCTATAGGCTCAATTACAACTATCCCAAGCATGGCCATAATCTCCAACACTTCTAATGTTAATACCAACACTACAAATACTAAAAAAATCATTCTAActaatatttcatttatgaaaacTACTCCTCTTACTTCAAGCACATTCGTAACTACTACCATTCCCGGTACCATCACCAATAATATCACTAGAAGCATGCACACAACCATGGTCACACCAAGAACCACTGCAACTATAAACCCAAGAGACACTACAACCGCAGGCAAGGCCCCATCAGCTTTAACGTCAAGTACACAAACAGCCAAAACCAATAAATACAAAATAACCACCAATAAGGATACAATTCAAAGCACAAAATCAATAGATACCACTACCAGTAAAACTGAGACAAATATTGATCAAAGTACGAAAATAACCACTACCTCTCCAAATCTGACACTAGCCACTGTTAAAATTAATATGACTACAGTATCTAACATCCAAAGCTTCAGTAAAAATACAACCCACTCAGCTACAAACACAATTACAACCATCCCAAGCATTGCCATAATCACTAACACTTCTAGTATTATTACCAACACTACAAATACTAAAATAATCATTCCAACTAACATTTCAACTATGAACACAACTACTCTTACTTCAGGCACATTCCTATCTACTACCATTCCAAGTATGATTCCCAATAACACCACTAAAGGCATGCACACAACTGATAATTTAACAAGTAAGACTGCAAACATTTCTCTTCAGGGACAAACTCAATCCGCTAGCATAGCAAGTATAACCTCAAACTCAACCAATCAAATTATGATTGCAACCACTTTAACACCAAGTACATCCACATCTCCACTGAACACTATCACACAAAGTTTAAACTCAACTACTACCACACCCGCAACTAACATTGCTCAAAATATGTCTGCCTCTACTTCCGATCTAAATTTCCCAATACTGGATTTGATCTCAAGCAATATTACAAATATGACCATTTCTACATCTGAATCACATATACCTACAACTATAAGCATTCCAAAAGAAGCCACATCCAATTCTAACATAATTACATTCACAACCACCACCATTCCGAGTAAAATAACGAGCAAATCCACACTAATGGCAACCACGAACAATAATATTACTAGTAAGATCATGAATAATATCATGCAAGATATGAACACAACCATTGCCATTGAAAACGAAACTGCAACCACTTCAATTCCCAGAACAATAACCCTCAATGTTACACCAAGTGTGACCTCAAGCCCAGACAATCAAAGTGAGATTTCAACAACTTCTATGCCAAGTACATATACAAATCTCACACCTGTAATTAAAAAATTTAACTCTACCTCCGAGAATTTGAGGACGCCTACCATGGCAACCACAAGCAAATTCAAACAGAGTACAAAAACCACCACTTCTAATCCCAGTAAAATTAAAATTCCAATCATATCAAATGTAACACCAACGAATACAACTTCTAATATCACTTTAATTGCTAGTTCATCGTTTATGACAACACCTACTACTATGTCAAGTTTGGAAAAATACACTTCGAACTTCATCACCTCCCCAAATCACACTTCTCCAAGTACAAATGAAACCACTTCCACATTCAATGCAACCTCCGACACTACCACTTCAAGTACAGGACTGATCAACATTATACTAGGCATAAGCAACATTAGTACTATTGCAAGCAAACGAACAACCGTCTCCTTTCCCAATACATTATCATCTAATATCACAGTATATATGAGATCAAGCCAAAGCAATCAAAGTATGACACCAACCACTTTTACGCAGAGTCCGCATGCAGTTCCCATGACAGTAAATATGACACTGAACACGACCAACACTGCTTTGAATAAACCTATCAATATGATAAAAATCAATGTCACTCAACAAATGATGACAACCACTCAGGGTTCAAGTAAAACGAAAATTCCCAAAATACCAAATACGACCACAAACTCTAACATCTCTAGTAGCAGCAGAACTGCTAGTCCATCAAGGATGACAAAAACTATTACATACACTTCCAAAATCCCTAAACTTCCAACCACTACTGCTCCAAGTACAACTAAAACCAAATACACAAAAACTGCAATAAATGCAACAACAAACACTTACCCATCACATCTGTTCACAAACAATATTGTAGAATATATGAACACAACTAATGATACTCAAAATAACAttacaaatacttttatttttagtacACAATCATCAGATAGCATTCAAACCATGATTTCAAACCCGGTCAATCAAAGTATGATTACATTCATCTCTACATCAACAAACATCACAAATCCCATAACAGGAGGTATGACACTGAACAATGCCACCAAAATTAGCAGCACAACTCCTAGCCCATTCACAACAAATTTCTCTCAGGGTATAACTATAATCCCTTTCAATCCAAATAATTTGACAAATACCTTACTGAACATGACACCAAACATTACAAACTATAATATCACTACAACTGCTACCACATCAAAAACACCTACCAGTGCATTCCCGACCACTGACACTATAAGTGCAACCATAGATACATCCACTTCCAAATTGAATGCTACTATAGACAATTACACTTCAAGTACACCCATGACTAATACTGTAAAAAGCATGGGCATAACCAAGGCCATTACAAGTTTAATTGACGCCACTTCCTTTTTCAATACAACCTCTTCCAATATGACAGCAAATATGAATTTAAAACAAAGCAATCAAAGTACAGCACCAACCACTATTACACTAAATACAGACTCATTTAATTTGACATTAAATACTACAATCCCTAGTATCAGCACAACTATAAGAGCAAATAAAGCAAATGCCATTCAGAGTATGACTACAACCACTAACAATCCAAGTAAAATCAAAATCCCCATTAGTCCAATTATGGCCTCTAACATAACCACTTCAAATATCAACACAACCACGACTACATCATGTACGAGTACAACCACCTCTATGCTTAGCACATCATCATCCAACAACATTCTACATAGGGTTCCAAACCAAACCAATCAAAGTTTGACACTAACCACATCTACAGACAGAAATAACACAATTTCCTTTGTATCAAATATGATCCTGAACAACACCATACCTTTTAGGAACACACGTACAACCGTTTTACCAACAAATACCACCCAGAGTATGGCTGTATCAAACTCAAAAACAAGTAAAATGACAAATATCATAGTACCAACCATAACTCCAAATATTACCACCCAAAATATGTCTAAAATATCTGTGGACCCTACTATTACCCTCAAAAGCACAACCAAATTCTCTTTTAACATCACAAGATTCCAAAAGACGACCATTCCAAATATAACTACCACATCTACACACTATGCAACCACAGAACCTAACCTATCAAATATAATCACACCCAATGTCACTAGAAGTGTAACTATGCACACTTCCAGACTCAATACATCATCCTCCAATGTCACGTCAAACATGAGCTCAAGCAAAACCAATCAAAGTATCATACTGACCACTTCAGCACAAAATGCACCCACAACTCCACCAATAAATATGACCCTGAATAATACCACCCCTATTTCGAGGAAACCTACCAGAGTTAACAAAACCAACGCCACTCACAGTATGCCTACAACCACTTTAAATCCAAGTAAAATTAAGAGACCCATTTTACCAAATATGACCACAGACACTTCAACCCATAATGTCACCACTGCTACTTATCCAATTACAGCTACTAGATTCCCAACCACTAACACTCCAAGTTCAATTAGTGATACAACTACTACCCCAATGAATGCTACCATAGATACTTACACATCAACTCCAGTCTTGACTAATATCATACAAAGCATAAATGCCACTAATCCCCTTGAAAGTGCGACTACAACTACTTCCATTCTCAATACATTATCACCAAAAATTTCAACAAATACGAAATCAAAACAAAGAAATCAAAGCACAGCATCAACACATGCTACTATGTCAGGTACAGGTGACACTACTTTTTCAACCACTAATGCTCCAAATAATGCTAAAACCAGTCCTGCATTGAATGCAAGTATGGGCATGACTAATATCATAAAAGGCATGAAAACAACCAATTCCATTGAACTTATAACTACAGCCACTTCCAGCCTCAATACATTATTCTCCTCCAATATCACACCAATTATGAACTCAAACCAAACTAAAAAAAGAATGACATCAATTATTGCTACACCAAGTACACACAAAAATTTTATACCAGTAAGTATGCCACAGAACATTACCACCTCTAGTTTGAGCATAGGTATCAGCGCAACCAAACCCCATGCCACTCAGAGTATGACTATAACAACTTCAAATATCAAAACTGACGTGAACATACCTAATGTCACTAGAAGTGTAACTATGCCCACTTCCAGACTCAATACATCATCCTCCAATGTCACACCAAGCATGAGCTCAagcaaaaataatcaaactatCATAATGACCACTTCAGCACAAAATACACCCACAGCTCCACCAATAAATATGACCCTGAACAATACCACCCCTATTTTGATTAAACCTACCAGAGTTAACAAGACCAACGCCACTCACAGTATGCCTACAACCACTTCAAATCCAAGTAAAATTAAGAGACCCTTTTTACCAAATATGACCACAGACACTTCAACCTACAATGTCTCCACTGCTACTTTTCCAAGTACAGCTACTAGATTCCCAACCACTAACACTCCAAGTTCAATTAGTGATACAACTACTACCCCAATGAATGTTACCATAGAGACTTACACATCAACTCCAGTCTTGACTAATATCATACAAAGCATAAATGCCACTAATCCCCTTGAAAGTGCGACTACAACTACTTCCATTCTCAATACATTATCACCAAAAATTTCAACAAATACGAAATCAAAACAAAGAAATCAAAGCACAGCATCAACACATGCTACTATATCAGGTACAGGTAACACTACTTTTTCAACCACTAATGCTCCAAATAAAGTTAAAACCATTTCTGCATTGAATGCAAGTATGGGCATCACCAATATCATAAAAGGCATGAAGACAACCAATTCcattgaaattaaaactacaaCCACTTCCAGCCTCAATACATTGTTCTCCTCCAATATCACACCAATTATGAACTCAAACCAAACTGAAGAAAGAATGCCATCAATTATTGCTACACCTAGTACACACACAAAATTTATACCAGCAAGTATGCCACAGAACATTACCGCCTCTAGTTTGAGCATAGGTATCAGCACAACCAAACCCCATGCCACTCAGAGTATGACTATAACAACTTCAAATATCAAAACTGACATGAACATACCTAATGTCACTATAAGTGTATCTAGGTCTACTTCCAGACCCAATACATCATCATCCAATGTCACACCAAGCATGAGCTCAAGCAAAAGCAATCAAAGTATCACACTGACCACTTCAGCACAAAATCCACCAACAAATATGACCCTGAACAATACCACCCCTATTTTGAGGAAATCTACCAGAGTTAACAAAACCAACGCCACTCACAGTATGCCTACAACCACTTCAAATCCAAGTAAAATTAAGAGACCCATTTTACCAAATATGACCACAGACACTTCAACCCATAATGTCTCTACTGCTACTTATCCAATTACAGCTACTAGATTCCCAACCACTAACACTCCAATTTCAATTAGTGATGCAACTACTAATATAATGAATGCTACCATAGATACTTACACATCAAATACAGTCTTGACTAACATCATACAAAGCATAAATAAAACCAGTCCCATTGAAAGTGCAACTTCAACTACTTCCATTCTCAATACATTATCACCAAAAATTTCAACAAATATGGCATCAAGACAAAGCAATCAAAGCACAGCATCAACACATGCTACTATATCAGGTACAGGTGACACTACTTTTTCAACCACTAATGTTCCAAATAAAGTTACAACTGGTTCTTCACTGAATGCAAGTATGGGCATGACCAATATCATAAAAGGCATGAAGACAACCAATTCcattgaaattaaaactacaaCCACTTCCAGCCTCAATACATTATTCTCCTCCAATATCACACCAATTAGGAACTCAAACCAAACTGAAGAAAGAATGACATCAATTATTGCTACACCAAGTACACACACAATTTTTATACCAGTAAGTATGCCACAGAACATTACCACCTATAGTTTGACCACAGGTATCAGCACAACCAAACCCCATACCACTCAGAGTATGACTATAACAACTTCAAATATCAAAACTGGTGTGAACATAACTAATGTCACTATAAGTGCATCTAAGTCTACTTCCAGACTCAATACATCATCATCCAATGTCACACCAAGCATGAGCTCAAGCAAAAGCAATCAAAGTATCACACTGACCACTTCAGCACAAAATCCACCCACAACTCCACCAATAAATATGACCCTGAATAATACCACCCCTATTTTGAGGAAACCTACCAGAGTTAACAAAACCAACGCCACTCACAGTATGCCTACAACCACTTCAAATCCAAGTAAAATTAAGAGACCCATTTTACCATATACGACCACAAACACTTCAACCCATAATGTCTCCACTGCTACTTATGCAATTACAGCTACTAGATTCCCAACCAATAACACTCCAAGTTCAATTAGTGATACAACTGCCACCCCAATGAATGCTACCATAGATACTTACACATCAAGTGCAGTCTTGACTAATATCATACAAAGCATGAATGCCACTAATCCCCTTGAAAGTGCGACTACAACTACTTCCATTTTCAATACAGTATCACCAAAAATTTCAACAAATACGAAATCAAAACAAAGAAATCAAAGCACAGCATCAACACATGCTACTATATCAGGTACAGGTGACACTACTTTTTCAACCACTAATACTCCAAATAAAGCTAAAACCAGTCCTGCATTGAATCCAAGTATGGGCAGGACCAATATCATAAAAGGCATGAAAACAACCAATTCCATTGAACTTATAACTACAGCCACTTCAGGCCTCAATACATTATCCTCCCCTAATATCACACCAAATTTGAACTCAAACCAAACTGCAGAACAAATGACATTAACTACTGCTACACCAAGTACACACACAATTGTTATACCAGTAAGTATGCCACAGAACATTACCACCTATAGTTTGAGCACAGGTATCAGCACAACCAAACCCCATGCCACTCAGAGTATGACTATAACCGCTTCTAATCCAAGTAAAATGACACGTCTCATAATATCCTATATGACCCCAAATGCTAACAACCCAAATACCATCACTTATGATTCTACATCAGGTGTGACAGCAACTATTCCAACCCCAAGTACAAACACAAACAATTCTAATATCTCCACATTCCTAACAACTGTCACTCCAAGTTTAACTAAAATCACTCCCACATCCAATTCAATAAAAGATATTAACCCTTCAAGTATGATCATGACTAATTCTATACCCAGTGATAACACAACTGATATCATAGCAAGTGATATTACAGATACTTTAATTCTCAATATGTCACAACCTACAACTGCACCCAATATGATTAGGAATACTACTAACCAAATTATAGAAACAACAACCTCCTTAAAGAGTAATGCATCATACAGCATTATCACAGCTTCTACTCCTCCAGGATCAAATACAAAACTGTTTACTCAAAATACACCAAAAATCCTTCTAACTGCGAATTTAACAGCAAGCACTACCTCTCCATTTTTTACCGTATCTAACCTAGGTACGTCCATGCTCATTGTCCCCAGTTTGACCACAAACATTAGCAACCAAAGTAGTACCATATCATCTTCCAATGAAGAAACGAGCAAATTACACAATACTACCACAACTACTAAGTCCCCAAGAACTAGAATCACCATTGCTCCAAGCATTATGACAAGTCCAACctttgacaaaaataataatattccaagTATAATCTCAACAAATGGCACAACAAATACCCCTTTTCTAAGAATATCTCCAACTGACTTGAGTCAATACTCAAAAACCACGATTCCAAGTATAGTCCAAATGACTGACAATTCTAGTATTTTGACAACTGTAATAACACCAGAAACAAACTCAACCACTACTACTCAAAGAACGACAATAACTACATCCTCTCCAAACTTAGTCACAAACACTACTTCTGTATATAAGACTACGACCATCTCAACTCCAAGTACAACTGCTGCGTCAATACTGGGTGCAAGAAGCACTCCCAGTCCAAGGATAGATAGAACCACTTCCATGTCAACTACAAGAGCAACCACTTCAACAAGTACATCAGAAACAACCACATCAACAAGTACAATACATACAACCACAAAACCAATAG ATTGCGACAAAGTTGTTGAGATTGAATCAACTACGACAGAATACTGGGTGAGTCCCAATCACCCGAACAATTATCCGGAAAACATCAGATGTAATCTCACAATCacg